From the genome of Streptomyces sp. NBC_01260, one region includes:
- a CDS encoding response regulator transcription factor, whose protein sequence is MRLLIVEDEKRLAISLARGLTAEGFAVDVVHDGLEGLHRASEGAYDLVVLDIMLPGMNGYRVCAALRAAGHEVPILMLTAKDGEYDEAEGLDTGADDYLTKPFSYVVLVARVRALLRRRGGSASPVVTVGSLRMDTAARRVRLGEDEVVLTAKEFAVLEQLALRAGQVVSKAEILEHVWDFAYDGDPNIVEVYVSTLRRKLGAAAIRTVRGAGYRLEAL, encoded by the coding sequence ATGCGCCTGTTGATCGTGGAGGACGAGAAGCGGCTGGCGATCTCCCTGGCCCGGGGGCTCACCGCCGAGGGATTCGCCGTGGATGTCGTGCACGACGGGCTCGAAGGGCTGCACCGGGCCTCCGAGGGCGCGTACGACCTCGTCGTCCTCGACATCATGCTGCCGGGGATGAACGGCTACCGGGTGTGCGCCGCGCTGCGCGCCGCCGGCCACGAGGTGCCCATCCTGATGCTGACGGCGAAGGACGGGGAGTACGACGAGGCGGAGGGGCTCGACACCGGTGCCGACGACTATCTGACCAAGCCGTTCAGTTACGTGGTGCTGGTGGCCCGGGTCCGCGCGCTGCTGCGCCGGCGCGGTGGTTCCGCCTCGCCGGTGGTCACCGTCGGCTCCCTGCGGATGGACACCGCCGCCCGCCGGGTCCGTCTCGGCGAGGACGAGGTCGTGCTCACGGCCAAGGAGTTCGCCGTGCTCGAACAGCTCGCGCTGCGGGCCGGGCAGGTGGTGAGCAAGGCGGAGATCCTGGAACACGTCTGGGACTTCGCCTACGACGGCGACCCGAACATCGTCGAGGTGTACGTGAGCACCCTGCGCCGCAAGCTCGGCGCGGCCGCCATCCGTACGGTGCGCGGCGCCGGCTACCGGCTGG
- a CDS encoding protein kinase domain-containing protein: MIERLAPGTRTRIGPYRILGLLGAGGMGEVYLARPAGEPAGGLVALKTVRAELDLDDGFRVRFRRETEAAAAVRSPRTAAFVGGDSTGRIPWLATEYVPGPSLAEAVARGGPLPEQVVRAMGTGLALALADMHAVRVLHRDLKPGNVLLGPDGPKVIDFGIAQAFDATQLTRTGVVVGSPGYISPEHVNGSSALVPASDVFCLGAVLAFAAAGRGPFDDSDMAAVIFRIARGEAELSGVPSPLREVITRCLDTRPEERPAPRELAALLLPEQPSVPFPWTPGVRAQQAEHERAARECADSAPAEPAPEPAVPPLPPRPPLAAATAPGAGTDAPAGRRRTLQVVLVALAVTVCLLLGHALWPDPAPRGGDPGGGARSTGPGAGPSHAAGAVGVRALPRADSGRTGDFGKAATDQSVRPAGWKAWQATVEGAAGGCSLAESALLCGGSKGVTALDAADGEQRWRTPEGAQGATAAVVAGFTKGTVYAFVGHALVGYRITDGREQWRAKLPAGHTGSAAVQDGTTLYYATRGGTPATGRLAARRLTGDRGELWNKPYAGTRPTLVADDGRLVVVAGDTRILDGPTGTVQEQLSANDFPCRDPALKGRLLVCRAVGRGVAVMNDVTRPRAHRIIAEGIAVRYPVALTDDGTVVVDSDDRLHAFDVADGRPKWSGNPVYRGGIPSVAGDRILAARGSGVGTYRRTDGEPTNTTGYTGVPYPPEGPPQLLAVGDVVFLTFDDGTVVSGYVP, translated from the coding sequence GTGATCGAACGCCTGGCCCCCGGCACCCGGACACGGATCGGCCCCTACCGGATTCTCGGCCTGCTCGGCGCGGGCGGCATGGGCGAGGTGTACCTGGCCCGGCCGGCCGGGGAGCCCGCCGGAGGACTTGTCGCGCTGAAGACCGTACGGGCCGAACTCGACCTGGACGACGGGTTCCGTGTCCGGTTCCGGCGGGAGACCGAGGCGGCGGCCGCCGTGCGCAGCCCCCGCACCGCCGCGTTCGTCGGGGGTGACTCGACGGGCCGGATTCCCTGGCTCGCCACCGAGTACGTCCCTGGCCCCTCGCTTGCCGAGGCGGTGGCCCGGGGCGGGCCGCTGCCCGAGCAGGTGGTGCGGGCCATGGGCACCGGCCTGGCCCTGGCGCTCGCCGACATGCACGCCGTACGGGTGCTGCACCGCGACCTCAAACCGGGCAACGTGCTCCTGGGCCCCGACGGGCCCAAGGTGATCGACTTCGGCATCGCCCAGGCCTTCGACGCCACGCAGCTGACCCGTACCGGGGTCGTGGTCGGCAGCCCCGGATACATCTCGCCCGAGCACGTCAACGGCTCGTCGGCGCTGGTGCCCGCCTCCGACGTGTTCTGTCTGGGCGCGGTGCTGGCGTTCGCGGCCGCGGGCCGCGGCCCGTTCGACGACTCCGACATGGCGGCGGTGATCTTCCGGATCGCCCGTGGGGAGGCCGAACTCTCCGGTGTGCCCTCTCCGTTGCGCGAGGTGATCACCCGGTGCCTCGATACGCGGCCCGAGGAGCGCCCCGCCCCGCGGGAGCTGGCCGCTCTGCTGCTCCCGGAGCAGCCGTCCGTCCCGTTCCCCTGGACACCGGGGGTACGGGCCCAGCAGGCCGAACACGAGCGGGCGGCCAGGGAGTGCGCCGACTCGGCACCGGCCGAGCCCGCGCCCGAGCCCGCCGTGCCGCCACTGCCGCCCCGCCCGCCGCTCGCCGCCGCCACCGCGCCCGGGGCCGGGACGGACGCGCCGGCGGGCCGCCGCCGGACGCTTCAGGTGGTGCTGGTGGCCCTGGCGGTCACGGTCTGCCTGCTGCTGGGCCATGCGCTCTGGCCGGACCCCGCCCCCCGGGGCGGTGACCCGGGGGGCGGCGCCCGGTCCACGGGTCCCGGCGCCGGTCCGTCCCACGCCGCCGGGGCCGTCGGCGTTCGCGCGCTTCCCCGGGCCGACAGCGGCCGGACCGGGGACTTCGGCAAGGCCGCAACCGACCAGTCCGTCCGGCCCGCGGGCTGGAAGGCGTGGCAGGCCACGGTCGAGGGCGCCGCGGGCGGCTGCAGCCTTGCCGAGTCGGCGCTGCTGTGCGGAGGATCGAAGGGGGTCACCGCGCTCGACGCGGCCGACGGCGAACAGCGCTGGCGGACCCCGGAGGGGGCACAGGGCGCCACGGCGGCCGTCGTCGCCGGCTTCACCAAGGGGACCGTGTACGCGTTCGTCGGCCACGCCCTGGTCGGCTACCGGATCACGGACGGCCGGGAGCAGTGGCGCGCGAAACTGCCCGCCGGGCACACCGGCTCGGCCGCCGTCCAGGACGGCACCACCCTCTACTACGCCACCCGCGGCGGCACCCCGGCCACCGGCAGGCTGGCCGCCCGCCGGCTCACGGGCGACCGGGGCGAACTGTGGAACAAGCCCTACGCCGGGACCCGGCCCACCCTGGTCGCCGACGACGGGCGGCTGGTCGTGGTCGCGGGAGACACCCGGATCCTCGACGGGCCGACGGGCACCGTGCAGGAGCAGCTCTCCGCGAACGACTTCCCCTGCCGGGACCCGGCGCTCAAGGGCCGCCTGCTGGTCTGCCGGGCGGTGGGGAGGGGAGTCGCCGTCATGAACGACGTGACCCGGCCCCGGGCACACCGGATCATCGCCGAGGGGATCGCGGTCCGATACCCGGTGGCGCTGACCGACGACGGGACCGTGGTGGTCGACAGCGACGATCGCCTGCACGCCTTCGACGTGGCCGACGGCCGTCCGAAGTGGTCGGGGAACCCGGTCTACCGGGGCGGCATTCCGTCGGTGGCGGGAGACCGGATCCTCGCGGCCAGGGGCTCGGGGGTGGGCACGTACCGGCGGACGGACGGGGAGCCGACGAACACCACCGGGTACACCGGCGTCCCCTACCCGCCCGAGGGCCCGCCGCAGCTGCTGGCCGTCGGTGACGTCGTGTTCCTCACCTTCGACGACGGCACGGTCGTCTCCGGTTACGTCCCCTAG
- a CDS encoding PepSY domain-containing protein, with amino-acid sequence MKRKIVIAAVTAAVLVGGGAATAVALAGGDSNGGDARTSAGSSTASGDAARVAVGDAAEAAVRAVPGTVTEAELDDEDGRLVWELDVYGSDKAWHDVTVDPGNGRVLGKHVDNDDDGDRHAPRKTSVTLDRAVGAALGTAPGTVTSIELEDHDGRSGGAVHWEVDVRGKDGGEHELNVDAKTAKVTVDRSHDGHGDHDGDDRDDD; translated from the coding sequence ATGAAGCGAAAGATCGTCATCGCCGCCGTCACCGCGGCCGTACTCGTCGGCGGCGGAGCTGCCACGGCCGTCGCCCTCGCGGGCGGCGACAGCAACGGCGGCGACGCCCGTACCTCCGCCGGGAGCAGCACGGCGAGCGGTGACGCCGCCCGCGTCGCGGTCGGTGACGCGGCCGAGGCCGCCGTCCGGGCCGTCCCGGGCACGGTGACCGAGGCCGAGCTCGACGACGAGGACGGCCGCCTCGTCTGGGAGCTCGATGTGTACGGCTCCGACAAGGCCTGGCACGACGTGACGGTGGACCCGGGCAACGGCAGGGTGCTCGGCAAGCACGTCGACAACGACGACGACGGCGACCGGCACGCGCCCCGCAAGACCTCCGTCACGCTCGACCGGGCGGTCGGCGCCGCGCTCGGGACGGCCCCGGGCACGGTGACCTCGATCGAGCTGGAGGATCACGACGGCCGCAGCGGCGGGGCGGTGCACTGGGAGGTCGACGTCCGGGGCAAGGACGGCGGCGAACACGAGCTGAACGTCGACGCGAAGACGGCGAAGGTCACGGTGGACCGGTCGCACGACGGCCACGGGGACCATGACGGGGACGACCGGGACGACGACTGA